Below is a window of Candidatus Methylomirabilota bacterium DNA.
CCAGCACGTCGGGATCCTTGAAGTGCGTGGTCGCCTGCACGATGGCCTTGGCCCGGACCGTCGGGTCGGACGACTTGAAGATGCCGGATCCCACGAACACCGCCTCGGCGCCCAGCTGCATCATCAGCGCCGCGTCGGCCGGCGTCGCGATGCCGCCCGCCGAGAAGTTCGGGACCGGCAGATGGCCGCTCTTGGCCACCCAGCGGACGATCTCGTAAGGAGCGCCCAGGTTCTTGGCCTCGGTCATCAGCTCCTCGTCGCCCAGCATGGTCAGCCGGCGGATGCCGGAGGTCACCGCGCGCATGTGGCGCACGGCCTCCACGATGTTGCCGGAGCCGGCCTCGCCCTTCGTCCGCATCATGGCCGCGCCCTCGCCGATGCGGCGCAAGCACTCGCCCAGGTCGCGGGCCCCGCACACGAACGGCACCTTGAACGCGAACTTGTCCACGTGGAAGTGCTCGTCGGCGGGCGTCAGCACCTCGGACTCGTCGATGTAGTC
It encodes the following:
- the pdxS gene encoding pyridoxal 5'-phosphate synthase lyase subunit PdxS; the protein is MESGTLRLKVGLAEMLKGGVIMDVTNAEQAKIAEDAGATAVMALERVPSDIRKEGGVARMSPVTKIKEIQKAVTIPVMAKCRIGHFVEAQILESLGVDYIDESEVLTPADEHFHVDKFAFKVPFVCGARDLGECLRRIGEGAAMMRTKGEAGSGNIVEAVRHMRAVTSGIRRLTMLGDEELMTEAKNLGAPYEIVRWVAKSGHLPVPNFSAGGIATPADAALMMQLGAEAVFVGSGIFKSSDPTVRAKAIVQATTHFKDPDVLAKVSEGLGDAMPGIETSKLKESELLQTRGW